The Alicyclobacillus macrosporangiidus CPP55 genome segment CCGTCTTCAATAACAACGGATAATCCATCATGCCCTTCACGCACTCCTTTGCGCATGAGGTGACCGGGTGCGTGAAACGACTCTCTCCACCTGCGGCCACAGCCTGGCGGGCCGCTCTCTCTATGTTACATATTACACGATTGCCAATTCTATTTGTGGTTTTTATTCAACGGGGAGCCTCAGTCGGCCGGCCACCGTCACCACCGCGCCGCCGCCCACCTCGATGCGGGGCCCGTCGGCACCCGGATGGATCCGCACCACCACGCGACCCGGCCTCCCGATGACGTCCCCCTGGGCCATCACGAGCTGATGGGGTCGTTCCGGATCGAGCACCCCTTCCAACACGAGATACCCGCCCAATGCCCCGCTGGCCGATCCGGTCACCGGGTCCTCCGCGATGCCGACCGCCGGGGAGAAGTCGCGGGTGTACAGGTCCCAGGCGGGTTGGTCCGCCGGCCCGCTCGCGGAACCGCCTGCGGGATCGCCCGCGTCGAACGTGAACAGGTGCGTGGAAATGACCCTTTCGCGCCGGTTGGCTTCCGCCAATGCCGTGAGGTCGGGACGTGCCCGGTCCACCGCCGCCCGGGTGCGCACCGGTACAAGCAGGTCCCAGTTGCCCGTGTAGGCGAGCCGAAGGGGATAGCGCGGATCGATGTCCTCTTCACCAAGGCCGAGGAGGCGAGCGATCACGCCAGCATCCATTTGGGTCGGCCTGACCTGGGGGCGTACCTGTGCCATGAACGCCGCCTTCACCCGGCCGGCTGCGTCCGTCTCCCACCGGACGGGCACGATGCCGGCCGGCGTGCGAAACACCACTTGGCCCGCACGCTTCGCCCATCCGTATTCGGTCCCCAGCAGCCACGCGGCGCCCAGCGTGGCGTGCCCGCAAAACGCAACTTCCGAGGCCGGCGTGAAGTAGCGGATCGAAAAGTCCGCGTCGCGCTCGCCGGGAACGAGAAACGCCGTCTCCGACAGGTTGAGCTCCCGCGCGATGGCCTGCATCTGGGCATCGGTCAATCCCTGGGCCTCCGGCACCACCCCCGCCGGATTGCCGCCGAAGGGCCTGTCGGTGAAAGCATCGACATGGAATACGGAAAGCTCTGGCATATGCATCTCTCCTATGGGATCGTCTTGGCCCGATGTGTTCTGTGAGGCTCTATGGGGCTCCGTTCTGCTCTACACGTTCTACTTTACACCCGCCATCGCCCGACGCACAGGCTGGCGTTTCTCGCGTACCGCGGCTTGGAGCCATTACGACGAGACGCCGCTCATCCGCGGATGCCAGTGCCTCGGAGGATCCGCGTGATCGTACAAAATCGTCGAAGGCTTGACGATGAGGGCTGGTAGAGGATCGATAGGGGAGAGATGAAGTAGACGTGGTCAGGCTGGGCCAACGCGATGGTCCCATGAGGAGACCAGGTCGTGACGCGCCCGCGAGCCGGGGGCAGTGGGGGAGGAATGAGGTGGGGGGCAGGGCAACCGGAATGTACGAATTGCACGTATTTGGCCAAGCCGGGAAGTCGATAGCATCACATTTCTATCTACGCTCGGGTTCATGGCGTCCATAAGTGCGCGATTTGTGTTTATCGGCCCTCCGGCGGGATGGGGGGAAGGGGAATAAGGTTGTTTTTTTCATAATACAGACAGGCTCGTACATGAGTAAGCCCAGAACGTTTATAAACTTCCCCGGTTCGCCCGATGATAACGCAAAAACCGTTCGTATGCCCTCGCACCACTGATATGTCCTCGCCCCACAGGTGTGCCTTCGCCTCACAGGGGTGTGCACGAGCCGTCGCGCGGCGGCCCCCGGCCCCGTCACGGCCACCGCTCACCCCCGCGCGAATACCCGCCGGCCGCCGACCCAGGTCGCCTGCACCGCCAGAGCCTCATCGAGCCACACCAAGTCCGCGTCACAACCCGGCGCGATGTCCCCCTTGCGGCCCATGAGGCCCAGTTCGCGCGCCGGCGTCGTGCTCGCCATCCGCACCGCCTCCGGCGGCGAGACGCCGATGCGCCCCATCGCGTTCGCGAATGCCCGGTCCATCGTCAGCGTGCTGCCGGCCAGGTTGTGCCCGTGCGTCAGATAGGCCACGCCGTCTTCGACCGTGACCGAGAGGCCGCCGAGATCGTACTGGCCGTCCGGGCGGCCCGCCGCCGCCATCGCGTCCGTGATCAGGCACACCCGGTCCGGCCCCAGCAGCCGCACCGCCATCCGCATCGCCACGTCGTGCACGTGCACCCCGTCGGCGATCAGTTCGCACACCGCATCCTCGCTCATCAAGAGCGCCCCCGCCGCGCCCGGATCGCGGTGGTGCAGCCCGCGCATGCCGTTGAACAGGTGCGTCCCGTGGCAATGCCCGCCCGCGAGCGCACGTGCCATCTCGTCAAAGGTCGCGTCCGTGTGGCCGAGCGACGGGATCGCCCCGCGATCCCGCAGGCACCCCATCAACCGCTCTGCCCCCGGCAGCTCCGGTGCCATCGTCATCTTCTTCACCAGGCCCGGCACCACGTCGAGCAGCCGCTGGTACTCCGCCGGATCAGGCGGCCGGACGAAGTCGGGGTTTTGAGCCCCGACGCGATCGCGCGACAGATACGGCCCCTCCAGGTGCACGCCGAGCACCTGCGCCCCCGGCTCGTCCGCCGCCACCGCCTCCGCCACCGCCCGCAGCGCCGCCTCGAGGCGCTCGTACGGCGCCGTCAGCGTCGTCGGTAGCCAGCCCGTCGTGCCGTGGCTCGCGTGAAAGCGGGCGATCGCGTGGATGGACCGGGCGCGACCGTCCATCACGTCCGCGCCATCGCCGCCGTGCACGTGCAGATCGATAAACCCCGGTACCAGCCAACCGCCGCCCAGGTCCACCACCTCCGCCCCGGCGGCCTCCGCCGGCAGCGGCCC includes the following:
- the nagA gene encoding N-acetylglucosamine-6-phosphate deacetylase → MSGRHEVAGVLWLHGGRVVRPSGVIEGGWVKVEGGRVREVGDGPLPAEAAGAEVVDLGGGWLVPGFIDLHVHGGDGADVMDGRARSIHAIARFHASHGTTGWLPTTLTAPYERLEAALRAVAEAVAADEPGAQVLGVHLEGPYLSRDRVGAQNPDFVRPPDPAEYQRLLDVVPGLVKKMTMAPELPGAERLMGCLRDRGAIPSLGHTDATFDEMARALAGGHCHGTHLFNGMRGLHHRDPGAAGALLMSEDAVCELIADGVHVHDVAMRMAVRLLGPDRVCLITDAMAAAGRPDGQYDLGGLSVTVEDGVAYLTHGHNLAGSTLTMDRAFANAMGRIGVSPPEAVRMASTTPARELGLMGRKGDIAPGCDADLVWLDEALAVQATWVGGRRVFARG
- a CDS encoding PhzF family phenazine biosynthesis protein: MPELSVFHVDAFTDRPFGGNPAGVVPEAQGLTDAQMQAIARELNLSETAFLVPGERDADFSIRYFTPASEVAFCGHATLGAAWLLGTEYGWAKRAGQVVFRTPAGIVPVRWETDAAGRVKAAFMAQVRPQVRPTQMDAGVIARLLGLGEEDIDPRYPLRLAYTGNWDLLVPVRTRAAVDRARPDLTALAEANRRERVISTHLFTFDAGDPAGGSASGPADQPAWDLYTRDFSPAVGIAEDPVTGSASGALGGYLVLEGVLDPERPHQLVMAQGDVIGRPGRVVVRIHPGADGPRIEVGGGAVVTVAGRLRLPVE